From one Alicyclobacillus acidocaldarius subsp. acidocaldarius Tc-4-1 genomic stretch:
- a CDS encoding YjzC family protein — translation MPEVMAVGERSEFTPGYKAPNNGVYIEVGVHPDSEDLHHPKRVYLHKGERFPETTNDDRKWRRIKTSHKH, via the coding sequence ATGCCTGAGGTGATGGCCGTGGGCGAGCGATCCGAATTCACGCCGGGGTACAAAGCGCCGAACAACGGCGTCTACATCGAGGTGGGGGTGCATCCCGACAGCGAGGATCTCCACCATCCGAAGCGCGTATACCTTCACAAAGGCGAACGGTTCCCCGAGACCACCAACGACGACCGCAAATGGCGCCGCATCAAGACGAGCCACAAACACTGA
- a CDS encoding LrgB family protein produces MWLGLASTLIAYAACKALYRRFHVVFLNPMITSLVALVLFLHFAHVSYATYDASARWLTSLLGPATVAFAVPLHRHFPVLKAHWPEFLVSLTFGSATGITGSVLLARLLHLNHAVVTSIAPRSVTTPIAMDISQAIGGIPTLTAVFVILTGITGVVVGPWLLRLLRLKSPVARGALFGMGSHGIGTARAFEYGAMEGTCSSLAMIVAAFITLGLAPALVSALG; encoded by the coding sequence ATGTGGCTCGGCCTCGCATCCACGCTGATAGCTTACGCCGCTTGCAAAGCGCTGTATCGCCGCTTCCACGTGGTCTTCCTCAACCCTATGATCACGTCGCTCGTGGCGCTCGTCCTGTTCCTGCACTTCGCGCACGTGTCCTACGCCACGTATGACGCCTCCGCTCGCTGGCTGACCTCGCTCCTCGGCCCAGCGACTGTGGCCTTCGCGGTGCCCTTGCACCGCCACTTTCCCGTTCTCAAGGCGCACTGGCCGGAGTTTTTGGTGAGCCTCACCTTCGGATCCGCCACTGGGATCACGGGTTCGGTCCTTTTGGCCAGGCTGTTGCACCTCAACCACGCCGTGGTGACGAGCATCGCGCCGAGATCGGTCACGACGCCTATCGCCATGGACATTTCGCAGGCCATTGGCGGCATCCCGACCTTGACGGCCGTATTCGTCATTTTGACCGGCATCACCGGCGTCGTCGTGGGACCGTGGCTCTTGCGGCTGTTGCGCCTCAAATCCCCCGTGGCCCGCGGCGCGCTGTTCGGCATGGGCTCGCACGGCATTGGCACCGCGCGCGCGTTCGAATATGGCGCCATGGAAGGCACGTGCTCGAGCCTCGCGATGATTGTCGCGGCGTTCATCACGCTCGGCCTCGCGCCTGCGCTCGTGAGCGCACTCGGATGA
- a CDS encoding CidA/LrgA family protein, with amino-acid sequence MPSFLQPSRLRDVGIALVQIAGLYAVTALCNAVVRWLHLPVPGSILGVALVFALLQSGIVKLRWVEQGADLLIRELLLFFIPSSVGVMAYAPLMRQDGWKVVAVVAVGTVLVMVVTGGVAEAVWRARNRTPRVEQNPSREANAS; translated from the coding sequence GTGCCATCATTCCTTCAACCATCTCGCCTGAGAGATGTCGGGATCGCGCTTGTACAAATCGCAGGGCTCTATGCCGTCACGGCGCTTTGCAACGCTGTGGTGCGGTGGCTGCACCTGCCTGTCCCGGGCAGCATCCTGGGCGTGGCCCTGGTGTTTGCACTGCTTCAATCCGGCATCGTGAAATTGCGCTGGGTGGAGCAAGGCGCAGATCTTCTCATTCGAGAGCTCCTGCTGTTTTTCATTCCGTCCTCGGTGGGCGTGATGGCTTATGCGCCGCTCATGCGACAGGACGGCTGGAAGGTCGTCGCCGTTGTTGCCGTGGGCACCGTACTGGTGATGGTGGTCACCGGAGGCGTGGCGGAAGCGGTGTGGCGCGCACGCAACCGGACGCCCCGCGTTGAACAGAACCCGTCGCGGGAGGCGAACGCGTCGTGA
- a CDS encoding LysR family transcriptional regulator: MDTELRQLEYFVAVAEELHFGRAAKRLGLTQPPLSQQIQKLEDEIGVTLFDRTNRRVQLTHAGRALLAEARKVLADAQTAVKAARDAAAGRVGRLSVAFVGSATYGWLPEVIRAYQERHPDVELVLREMPTPAQMEALTAGEVDVGVVRLPAQHPDLHIRLVERDDCVAVVPSEHSLVARSSLFLVELAEESFVLVSRAIWPGLYDGFITLARALGFEPRVRLEVTEVQTAVGLVAAGLGVSIVPSAAERVHRRDVRYLHIDGQSPTVELGVAWRRRDTSPLVAAFLAIAESVRSGLS; encoded by the coding sequence ATGGATACGGAATTGCGCCAACTCGAATACTTCGTGGCCGTGGCCGAGGAACTTCACTTCGGAAGGGCGGCCAAGCGCCTGGGTCTCACTCAGCCCCCGCTCAGTCAACAGATTCAAAAGCTCGAGGACGAAATTGGCGTGACCCTGTTCGACAGGACGAACCGGCGCGTGCAACTGACGCACGCGGGCCGCGCGCTGCTCGCAGAAGCGCGGAAGGTGCTCGCCGACGCGCAGACGGCGGTGAAAGCGGCTCGAGACGCGGCCGCGGGCCGAGTGGGAAGGCTGTCCGTGGCGTTCGTGGGGTCTGCGACGTACGGCTGGCTGCCCGAGGTCATACGCGCGTACCAGGAACGGCATCCCGACGTCGAACTCGTGCTCAGGGAGATGCCTACGCCGGCGCAGATGGAGGCGCTCACTGCGGGCGAGGTGGACGTGGGGGTGGTTCGGCTGCCCGCGCAGCATCCGGATCTCCACATCCGGCTCGTCGAGCGGGACGACTGCGTCGCTGTGGTGCCGAGCGAGCACTCGCTGGTGGCGCGATCGTCGCTCTTCTTGGTGGAACTCGCGGAGGAGTCGTTTGTGCTGGTGTCCCGCGCCATCTGGCCGGGACTTTACGACGGGTTTATCACGCTCGCGCGCGCACTGGGGTTTGAACCACGGGTGCGGCTCGAGGTGACGGAAGTGCAGACAGCCGTGGGGCTCGTGGCGGCGGGACTCGGCGTCAGCATCGTCCCGAGCGCCGCGGAGCGCGTGCACCGTCGCGATGTCCGCTATCTGCACATCGATGGCCAGTCACCTACGGTCGAGCTCGGCGTGGCGTGGCGCCGTCGGGACACGTCTCCTTTGGTGGCCGCGTTTTTGGCGATTGCCGAGTCGGTTCGATCAGGGCTATCGTAG
- a CDS encoding PaaI family thioesterase, with translation MCVSPYVQDHYADDFAWCYGCGRLNEHGHHFRTRWDGDVTVTEAQPDPMYTAVPGFVYGGYLACLVDCHSTGSGSLALLRAAGGQLGDGTPVPRCVTASLHVEYRKPTPMGATLRAVGRVVEVTDRKAVIETLVFSGDTVCVEARAVVVSVPDAMRLR, from the coding sequence ATGTGCGTCTCGCCTTACGTTCAGGACCACTATGCGGACGACTTCGCCTGGTGCTACGGGTGCGGTCGACTCAACGAGCACGGACATCACTTTCGGACGCGCTGGGACGGCGACGTCACCGTCACGGAAGCGCAACCTGACCCTATGTACACGGCGGTGCCGGGCTTTGTGTACGGCGGCTACCTGGCCTGCCTTGTCGACTGTCACAGCACCGGCTCTGGGTCGCTCGCGCTGCTGCGGGCCGCAGGAGGACAACTGGGGGATGGCACACCCGTGCCGCGCTGCGTGACGGCCTCCCTGCATGTGGAGTACCGCAAGCCCACGCCCATGGGGGCAACCCTGCGCGCCGTGGGACGCGTGGTCGAGGTGACGGATCGCAAGGCCGTGATCGAGACCCTGGTCTTCTCCGGCGACACGGTGTGCGTCGAGGCGCGCGCGGTGGTGGTGAGCGTCCCCGACGCCATGCGCCTGCGGTGA
- a CDS encoding FMN-binding negative transcriptional regulator, with the protein MYIPRSFQLKDARLIETVLREHSFAVLVTSVGEDIMATHVPLVYDPVEAALFGHLARANLQAKHLHEAQCLAVFQGPHAYVSPAWYGLAEQVPTWNYVAVHVYGRARVIEDEETVADLLQRLVFAYDPRSPLPADRDRAYYRNLMRGIVAFRIDIARIEAAAKLSQNKPPEVRARVVEALESQDDADSRAVAAWMRRLSLTHPGDHAGNESKPKGAS; encoded by the coding sequence ATGTACATCCCAAGATCCTTTCAACTAAAAGACGCGCGTCTCATCGAAACCGTGCTTCGCGAGCACAGCTTTGCCGTCCTCGTGACCTCGGTCGGCGAAGACATCATGGCGACTCACGTCCCTCTCGTCTACGATCCGGTCGAGGCGGCGCTCTTCGGACACCTGGCGCGGGCCAATCTCCAGGCCAAGCATCTTCATGAGGCTCAGTGCCTGGCCGTCTTTCAGGGGCCGCACGCCTATGTCTCACCCGCCTGGTACGGACTTGCTGAGCAGGTACCGACGTGGAACTACGTCGCCGTCCACGTGTACGGCCGCGCGCGCGTGATCGAAGATGAGGAAACCGTCGCGGATCTTTTGCAGCGCCTCGTCTTCGCGTACGATCCGCGGTCCCCACTTCCCGCCGACCGCGATCGCGCGTACTATCGAAACCTAATGCGCGGCATCGTCGCGTTTCGCATCGACATTGCGCGAATCGAGGCGGCGGCGAAACTCAGCCAGAACAAGCCACCCGAAGTCCGTGCGCGCGTCGTGGAAGCGCTTGAATCCCAAGACGACGCCGATTCTCGCGCTGTCGCCGCTTGGATGCGGCGCCTGAGCCTCACCCACCCCGGTGACCACGCCGGAAATGAATCCAAGCCGAAGGGAGCCTCCTGA
- the hisC gene encoding histidinol-phosphate transaminase — MLTIVKQALVLVEPEVSAVGTGSILARGSLAHVGRYAPGKPIEEVQRELGLARVIKLASNENAYGCSPKAVAAVSEEMARAALYPESFSPALAQKLSVRLGVREDQLLFGNGSDEIIGLLTRAFLEVGDEVVMADPTFTRYEQNVAIEGGVSVKVPCRDGVHDLDAMLGAITAKTKLVFVCNPNNPTGTTVGKDALRQFIEQVPDRVMVVVDEAYYEYVTSDDYLQTLPLLDAHPNLVVLRTFSKIYGLAGLRIGYAALHPDVASVLHKVRGPFNTSRLAQVAALASLDDPDFVAMCREQNAKERDRVAQALREMGLRVYPSQTNFLLFEVPGSGAAVADRLLRQGIIVRAGEGLGVPGTVRVSLGTPEENDAFLRAMKHSIE; from the coding sequence ATGCTTACGATAGTCAAGCAAGCGCTTGTTTTGGTCGAACCGGAGGTGTCGGCGGTGGGGACGGGGTCCATTTTGGCGCGCGGTTCACTGGCACACGTCGGCCGCTACGCGCCCGGCAAGCCCATTGAAGAGGTTCAGCGCGAACTCGGCCTCGCGCGCGTCATCAAATTGGCTTCCAATGAAAACGCTTACGGATGTTCACCGAAAGCCGTGGCGGCCGTCTCGGAGGAGATGGCGCGCGCGGCGCTGTATCCCGAGTCTTTTTCGCCTGCGCTCGCGCAAAAGCTTTCCGTGAGGCTCGGCGTCCGCGAAGATCAGTTGCTGTTCGGCAACGGCTCTGACGAGATCATCGGCCTGTTGACGCGCGCATTTCTCGAGGTAGGCGACGAGGTGGTCATGGCCGATCCCACCTTCACGCGCTACGAGCAGAACGTGGCCATCGAAGGCGGGGTTTCGGTCAAGGTGCCTTGCCGCGATGGCGTACACGATCTCGACGCCATGCTCGGCGCCATCACGGCGAAGACCAAGCTCGTCTTCGTGTGCAATCCCAACAATCCCACGGGCACGACCGTCGGCAAGGATGCCTTGCGTCAGTTCATCGAACAGGTGCCCGACCGCGTGATGGTGGTCGTGGATGAGGCGTACTACGAGTACGTCACGTCGGATGACTACTTGCAGACGCTTCCGCTGCTCGACGCGCATCCGAATCTCGTCGTCCTGCGCACGTTCAGCAAAATCTACGGGCTCGCGGGGCTCCGCATTGGATACGCCGCGCTGCACCCGGACGTGGCCTCCGTACTACACAAGGTAAGAGGGCCATTCAACACCAGTCGTTTGGCGCAGGTGGCCGCGCTCGCCTCCCTGGACGATCCGGACTTCGTCGCGATGTGCCGCGAGCAAAACGCCAAAGAGCGGGACCGCGTCGCCCAGGCGCTTCGCGAGATGGGCCTTCGCGTTTATCCGTCGCAGACCAACTTTCTTCTGTTTGAAGTGCCTGGATCCGGCGCGGCGGTCGCCGATCGCCTGTTGCGCCAGGGTATCATCGTCCGAGCCGGGGAAGGGCTCGGCGTTCCCGGGACGGTGCGGGTCTCGCTGGGAACGCCCGAGGAGAACGACGCATTTCTTCGCGCTATGAAGCATTCCATCGAATGA
- the pdhA gene encoding pyruvate dehydrogenase (acetyl-transferring) E1 component subunit alpha: MLAEHDRAERLTEIAKAEGLYEEIHLLKEDGTLAGPVDDIPPEVMVAMYRHMVFSRAFDRKAIALQRQGRIGTYAPFEGQEAAQVASAMALAPEDFVFPSYRDHAATMVLGQSPANVLLYWSGRVEGIRSPEGRHILPPSVPIATHVLHAVGAAWASRYRKESAVSIAYFGDGATSEGDFHEALNFAGVFHLPVIFFCQNNGYAISVPFARQSASRTIAQRAIAYDIVGVRVDGNDAFAVYRAVKEARSRALHGLGPTLIEAVTFRMGAHTTADDPTRYRDQKAVVEAWQKRDPIVRLRLYLESQKLWSEADEAKLQDEVKRRVEAAVEEALAIAPPDMEMMFDHVYAEEPWHLAAEREEYRRTREGVSV; encoded by the coding sequence ATGTTGGCCGAACACGATAGGGCAGAGCGGCTCACGGAAATCGCCAAGGCGGAAGGGTTGTACGAGGAGATTCACCTGCTGAAGGAAGACGGCACGCTGGCGGGGCCGGTGGACGACATCCCGCCCGAGGTCATGGTGGCGATGTACCGCCACATGGTGTTCTCCCGCGCGTTTGACCGGAAGGCCATTGCGCTGCAGCGGCAGGGGCGCATCGGCACCTACGCGCCGTTCGAGGGCCAGGAGGCCGCGCAGGTGGCGAGCGCTATGGCGCTCGCGCCGGAGGACTTTGTGTTCCCGTCGTATCGCGATCACGCCGCCACGATGGTGCTCGGTCAGTCGCCCGCAAACGTCCTTCTCTACTGGTCGGGGCGCGTGGAGGGCATTCGCAGTCCGGAGGGCAGGCACATCCTTCCGCCCAGCGTGCCGATTGCGACGCACGTGTTGCACGCCGTCGGCGCCGCCTGGGCCAGCCGGTATCGCAAGGAGAGCGCGGTCAGCATCGCGTACTTCGGCGACGGCGCGACGAGCGAGGGCGATTTTCATGAGGCGCTGAACTTCGCAGGCGTCTTCCACTTGCCGGTGATTTTCTTCTGCCAAAACAACGGGTACGCCATCAGCGTCCCGTTTGCTCGCCAGTCCGCATCCCGCACCATTGCCCAGCGCGCCATCGCGTACGACATCGTGGGCGTGCGCGTGGACGGCAACGACGCGTTCGCGGTGTACCGCGCCGTGAAGGAGGCCAGGTCGCGCGCGCTGCACGGCCTCGGGCCGACGCTCATCGAGGCGGTGACCTTCCGTATGGGCGCGCACACGACGGCGGACGATCCGACGCGCTACCGCGATCAGAAGGCGGTCGTGGAGGCGTGGCAGAAGAGAGATCCCATTGTGCGCCTGCGCCTGTACCTCGAGTCGCAAAAGCTGTGGTCGGAAGCCGACGAGGCGAAGCTTCAGGATGAGGTCAAGAGGCGGGTGGAGGCGGCTGTGGAGGAGGCGCTCGCCATCGCGCCGCCCGACATGGAGATGATGTTCGATCACGTCTACGCGGAAGAGCCATGGCATCTGGCCGCCGAGCGCGAGGAGTACCGCAGGACCCGCGAGGGGGTGTCCGTATGA
- a CDS encoding alpha-ketoacid dehydrogenase subunit beta, with protein MSRMLNLVQAINEALDLKLADDARVVLLGEDIGKNGGVFRATDGLLEKYGEERVIDTPLAESAIIGTSIGMAVNGLIPVPEIQFLAFIFPALDQLFSHVARMRYRSQGQFPVPMTIRTPYGAGIHGPELHAESVESFFAHTPGLKVVVPSGPYDAKGLLISAIEDPDPVVFLEPTKLYRAFREEVPEGLYRVPIGKAKRVREGEDVSVFAWGSMLRTALKVAEALERERGFTCDVIDLRTLYPLDRDAIVESVQKTGRAVVVHEAHKTAGLGAEIVSLINEEALLYLRAPVKRIAGFDVPVPFFALEDEYMPTEARIRAGIEETITF; from the coding sequence ATGAGCAGGATGTTGAACTTGGTCCAGGCCATCAACGAGGCGCTCGATCTGAAGCTCGCGGACGATGCGCGCGTCGTGCTCCTCGGCGAGGACATCGGTAAAAACGGCGGGGTGTTTCGCGCGACCGACGGCCTTCTCGAGAAGTACGGCGAGGAGCGCGTGATCGACACGCCGCTCGCGGAGTCGGCCATTATCGGCACCTCCATCGGGATGGCGGTCAACGGCCTTATCCCGGTGCCAGAGATTCAGTTCTTGGCGTTCATCTTCCCTGCGCTGGATCAGCTGTTTTCGCATGTCGCCCGAATGAGGTATCGATCGCAGGGGCAGTTCCCGGTGCCGATGACCATCCGCACGCCGTACGGCGCGGGCATTCACGGCCCGGAACTCCACGCCGAGAGCGTGGAAAGTTTCTTCGCGCACACGCCGGGGCTGAAGGTGGTTGTCCCGAGCGGCCCGTACGACGCCAAGGGACTGCTTATCTCGGCCATTGAAGATCCGGATCCAGTGGTGTTCCTGGAGCCCACCAAGCTGTACCGGGCGTTTCGCGAAGAGGTCCCCGAAGGACTGTATCGCGTGCCCATCGGCAAAGCCAAGCGGGTGCGCGAAGGCGAGGACGTGTCCGTGTTCGCGTGGGGCTCGATGCTGCGCACCGCGCTCAAGGTGGCGGAGGCCCTCGAGCGCGAGCGAGGCTTCACGTGCGACGTGATCGACCTGCGCACGCTGTATCCGCTCGATCGCGACGCCATCGTGGAGTCGGTGCAGAAGACCGGGCGCGCGGTGGTGGTGCACGAGGCGCACAAGACGGCGGGGCTCGGGGCCGAGATTGTGTCGCTGATCAACGAGGAGGCGCTGCTCTACCTTCGGGCGCCCGTCAAGCGGATTGCTGGGTTCGATGTGCCGGTGCCGTTCTTCGCATTGGAGGACGAGTACATGCCGACCGAAGCGCGCATTCGCGCGGGGATTGAAGAGACCATCACGTTCTGA
- a CDS encoding dihydrolipoamide acetyltransferase family protein has product MEFKLADIGEGIHEGEILRWLVKEGDQVEQDTPLVEVQTDKVAAELPSPVAGVIERIVAREGQVVPVGTVLAVIREAGAHPAAAAASVAAPVAMDAQASAQEKPATQASAAQEERATAAPEASGAARRGGKRRALATPHVRALARKLGVDIDEIDGTGPVGRVTEEDVRRFAEGGRRPAVEPARGHTEHAVEAQPTTASRVATPEASGELVEQVPLRGLRRRIAEHMVLAKRIIPHATHIDEVEMDGIEALRERLRPYAEARGVKLTLLAFFVKAVAIALKEFPYVNASVDEAQEHVLLRRYYHIGIAVDTEHGLIVPVVKHADQKSVFDIAREVSDLARRARENRLSLDEVTGSTFTISNAGALGGLYATPIINYPESAILGIHKMAPRPVVRNNEIVIRNIAHVSLSFDHRIIDGGMAIRFTNRVRELLEEPDRLWAELR; this is encoded by the coding sequence ATGGAGTTCAAACTGGCGGACATCGGCGAGGGCATTCATGAGGGCGAGATTCTGCGCTGGTTGGTGAAGGAAGGCGATCAGGTGGAGCAGGATACGCCGCTCGTGGAGGTGCAGACGGACAAGGTGGCGGCGGAGCTTCCGTCCCCGGTGGCGGGCGTGATCGAGCGTATCGTGGCGCGCGAGGGCCAGGTGGTGCCCGTGGGCACGGTGCTCGCGGTTATCCGCGAGGCGGGCGCCCATCCGGCGGCTGCGGCAGCTTCGGTGGCGGCGCCTGTTGCGATGGACGCGCAAGCATCCGCGCAGGAGAAGCCCGCCACGCAGGCAAGTGCAGCGCAAGAGGAGCGAGCAACTGCCGCACCTGAGGCCAGTGGAGCCGCGCGGCGAGGAGGCAAGCGGCGCGCGCTCGCCACGCCGCACGTGCGCGCGTTGGCTCGCAAGCTCGGGGTGGACATCGACGAGATCGACGGGACGGGCCCGGTCGGCCGGGTGACGGAGGAAGACGTGCGCCGCTTTGCGGAGGGCGGACGCAGGCCCGCGGTGGAGCCGGCGCGTGGGCACACCGAGCATGCGGTGGAAGCTCAGCCGACAACCGCATCCCGAGTCGCAACGCCCGAGGCGTCCGGTGAGCTCGTGGAGCAGGTGCCGCTGCGCGGGCTGAGGCGGCGCATTGCCGAGCACATGGTGCTGGCCAAGCGCATCATTCCGCACGCGACGCACATCGACGAGGTGGAGATGGATGGCATCGAGGCGCTACGCGAGCGGCTGCGGCCGTACGCCGAGGCGCGCGGCGTGAAACTCACTTTGCTCGCGTTCTTCGTCAAGGCGGTGGCCATCGCGCTCAAGGAGTTCCCGTACGTCAACGCGTCGGTGGACGAGGCGCAGGAGCATGTGCTTCTCAGGCGCTATTATCACATCGGCATCGCGGTCGACACGGAGCATGGGCTCATCGTGCCCGTGGTGAAGCATGCGGACCAGAAGTCCGTCTTCGACATCGCGCGCGAGGTGTCCGATCTCGCCCGGCGGGCGCGGGAAAACCGCCTGTCGCTCGACGAGGTGACAGGCAGTACGTTCACTATCTCGAACGCCGGCGCGCTCGGGGGACTGTACGCGACGCCCATCATCAACTATCCCGAATCGGCGATTCTCGGGATCCACAAGATGGCCCCGCGCCCCGTGGTGCGCAACAACGAGATTGTCATCCGCAACATCGCCCACGTGTCCCTGTCGTTCGATCACCGCATTATCGACGGCGGCATGGCCATTCGCTTCACCAACCGCGTGCGGGAACTGTTGGAGGAGCCGGACCGGCTGTGGGCGGAGCTTCGATAG